A genome region from Schlesneria paludicola DSM 18645 includes the following:
- a CDS encoding HTTM domain-containing protein, which translates to MLQKESFAVRVHRFFYAEEVPYGLALCRICLPLVLMGLVLPRWVVCRELYSADGATGQLSVGYGYIDLLPELSGNMVAALYTTMIFAMLSLCVGWCTRISAFISCVLLTYFCMLDCVSTMTKYTAISSHVLLILSMSQCGAIWSVDAWLASQKRNLDPTKPRVELPKSAAWPRRLIQLHIAWVYFGAGMTKIHTPSFFTGDQLQYWMLTHLNYKHPLGELLSLYPILLVTAGFVTVVWEITFIFCSWKSSWRNIILPIGISFHFMTALTLGLLMFPMVCYCTYFAFFDDEDMSQSCAWMRRKVRQNAWLKAFQQQLAVWRQQWGQHPEWAAKSRWGFAVAVPVVALIGLQLERYIDLYGERRPEGRYQLTALDPERAELMLAPAAPQRDIDKFFSVDMGTFLISDLLADRRTKFRQGEKMIAQCNLAPPHPDMSVECKIRDSENRLIERIPAIATREMFRVNITFPISETMRPGEYSMIIETAGRHVMQKKFEVLPKYGTVAAR; encoded by the coding sequence ATGTTACAAAAAGAGTCTTTCGCTGTCCGTGTGCATCGCTTCTTCTACGCGGAAGAGGTTCCCTATGGTTTGGCGCTCTGCCGAATCTGCTTGCCGCTCGTGCTGATGGGGCTGGTACTGCCTCGCTGGGTCGTCTGCCGAGAACTGTACTCCGCAGACGGGGCGACCGGCCAACTGTCAGTGGGATATGGCTACATCGACCTGCTTCCCGAGCTTTCGGGGAATATGGTCGCGGCCCTCTACACCACAATGATTTTTGCGATGCTCAGCTTGTGCGTAGGATGGTGCACGCGGATTTCAGCGTTCATCTCGTGCGTACTACTCACCTACTTTTGCATGCTCGACTGCGTCAGCACAATGACAAAGTACACGGCGATCAGTTCGCACGTATTACTGATTCTGTCGATGTCGCAGTGCGGAGCGATCTGGTCGGTCGACGCCTGGTTGGCCAGTCAGAAGCGAAACCTCGATCCGACCAAGCCGCGCGTCGAATTGCCAAAATCGGCCGCCTGGCCGCGTCGCTTGATTCAGTTGCATATCGCCTGGGTGTACTTCGGCGCGGGGATGACCAAGATTCACACGCCATCCTTCTTCACTGGTGATCAATTGCAATATTGGATGCTAACGCATCTGAACTACAAACACCCCCTGGGTGAACTGCTTAGTCTCTACCCGATCTTGCTGGTGACGGCGGGATTCGTGACGGTTGTCTGGGAAATCACGTTCATTTTCTGTTCTTGGAAGTCGTCGTGGCGAAATATCATATTGCCGATCGGAATTTCGTTTCATTTCATGACGGCCCTGACTCTCGGTTTGTTGATGTTTCCAATGGTCTGTTATTGCACGTATTTTGCCTTCTTCGACGACGAGGACATGAGTCAGTCATGTGCCTGGATGCGGCGTAAAGTTCGGCAAAATGCCTGGCTGAAGGCCTTTCAACAGCAACTGGCCGTCTGGCGTCAACAGTGGGGTCAGCACCCCGAATGGGCCGCCAAATCACGCTGGGGCTTCGCCGTGGCTGTTCCCGTGGTCGCGCTGATCGGGTTGCAACTGGAACGATACATCGATCTTTATGGTGAACGACGCCCAGAAGGCCGCTATCAATTGACCGCACTTGATCCTGAACGAGCTGAATTGATGCTGGCTCCTGCGGCTCCACAACGAGATATCGACAAATTCTTCTCTGTCGATATGGGAACGTTCCTCATCAGCGATTTGCTTGCCGATCGGCGAACGAAGTTTCGTCAGGGCGAGAAGATGATTGCGCAGTGCAATCTGGCTCCGCCACATCCCGACATGTCGGTTGAATGCAAGATCCGTGACAGCGAAAACCGTCTGATCGAACGAATTCCGGCAATTGCCACGCGCGAAATGTTTCGGGTGAACATCACCTTCCCGATCAGCGAAACGATGCGGCCAGGCGAATATTCGATGATCATCGAGACCGCCGGACGTCACGTGATGCAGAAGAAGTTTGAGGTCTTGCCAAAGTACGGTACGGTTGCGGCCCGTTAA